From the genome of Triticum aestivum cultivar Chinese Spring chromosome 3B, IWGSC CS RefSeq v2.1, whole genome shotgun sequence, one region includes:
- the LOC123072684 gene encoding uncharacterized protein → MTDGEVVPVTSWSKGDLQLWASGWGIEREVTKLNHVHRQLKSVLTVMEGKEIHNVELARSLREARGMASHGEDLWSGLEYYRFQEADGGGEDGRWVDGSQGLLGLVEEEGGSGTAVVDDMPQVREMAMLVASYLHRRFLFITDHHTKIKK, encoded by the exons ATGACCGACGGTGAGGTCGTTCCTGTTACGAGCTGGAGCAAAGGCGATCTGCAGCTGTGGGCGTCCGGGTGGGGTATTGAGCGCGAGGTGACCAAGCTCAACCATGTCCACCGACAGCTCAAGTCGGTGCTCACCGTGATGGAGGGGAAGGAGATCCATAACGTGGAGCTCGCGCGATCTCTTAGGGAAGCCCGTGGTATGGCCTCCCACGGCGAGGACCTCTGGAGCGGGCTGGAGTACTACCGCTTCCAggaggccgacggcggcggcgag GATGGTCGTTGGGTCGATGGATCTCAAGGTCTCCTGGGCCTGGTCGAGGAAGAAGGGGGATCAGGGACTGCCGTTGTCGACGACATGCCACAGGTGAGAGAGATGGCCATGCTGGTAGCCTCATATCTCCACCGGAGATTTTTATTTATCACTGATCATcatacaaaaataaaaaaatga